A DNA window from Mya arenaria isolate MELC-2E11 chromosome 17, ASM2691426v1 contains the following coding sequences:
- the LOC128224841 gene encoding stomatin-like: protein MHKTSSRIQHKPLNDIEGFDESTHYGVCGYVLVAMASLILILFFPFSLIWSLKVVQEYERAVIFRLGRIKGRRAQGPGLFFLMPCVDTFIKVDLRTFTFNIPPQEILTRDSVTVVVDAVIYARIYDATMATVNIKDARGSTNLLGATTLRTMLGTVGLSEILSDRDRIDRDMQNTLDNATHYWGVKVERVEIKDVRLPIQMQRAMAAEAEAGRMARAKVISAEGEMKAARSIKQAADVLQESPASIQLRYLQTLHSISEEQNHTIVFPLPASLFQNAQTALPRLLGAGMQEQKIVQGTKGTESAEQPLVTVMDTEVNTPF from the exons ATGCATAAAACGTCTTCGAGAATACAGCACAAACCCCTCA ACGACATCGAGGGATTTGACGAGTCGACACATTATGGAGTATGTGGCTACGTCCTCGTGGCAATGGCCAGCCTCATTCTGATTCTTTTCTTCCCGTTCTCTCTCATATGGAGTCTCAAG GTGGTACAGGAGTACGAACGTGCGGTGATTTTCCGGCTAGGTCGCATAAAGGGACGAAGAGCACAGGGACCAG GCCTGTTTTTCCTGATGCCTTGTGTGGACACCTTCATCAAGGTGGACCTGCGCACATTTACATTCAATATCCCACCACAGGAG ATTCTGACCAGAGACTCAGTGACTGTTGTGGTGGACGCTGTAATCTACGCACGTATTTACGATGCCACCATGGCAACGGTGAATATCAAGGACGCGCGTGGGTCAACGAACCTGCTAGGGGCGACAACTCTCAGAACGATGCTGGGAACTGTCGGCCTCTCGGAAATTTTGTCGGACAGAGATAGAATTGATAGGGACATGCAG aacaCATTAGACAATGCAACACATTACTGGGGAGTCAAAGTGGAGAGGGTTGAAAT CAAGGACGTACGGCTACCTATTCAGATGCAGCGCGCCATGGCGGCGGAAGCTGAAGCCGGCAGGATGGCCAGGGCAAAG GTGATATCCGCGGAAGGCGAGATGAAGGCGGCCCGGAGTATCAAGCAGGCCGCGGATGTCCTCCAGGAATCACCGGCATCAATTCAGCTCAGATATTTACAGACCCTTCACAG CATATCCGAAGAGCAGAACCACACAATTGTTTTCCCTTTACCGGCGAGTTTATTCCAAAACGCCCAAACTGCCTTACCGAGACTACTCGGAGCCGGGATGCAGGAACAAAAGATTGTCCAGGGAACCAAGGGTACCGAAAGTGCTGAACAACCGCTGGTGACGGTGATGGACACTGAAGTTAACACCccgttttaa
- the LOC128224842 gene encoding complement C1q-like protein 4, whose amino-acid sequence MRELWIFLLCCCYCCCLTLNAEQTDDVADLKRDIEQLKAMMKEYMKDISELRELRAIDNNRLEHLERVNSELQHTVSELGAENLNFKEQLRLQESNSLPTPPASRKRFIVTPDAQVAFSVHVAGPQFTPANKAKIPYNTVDIDLGIGYDVSQHVFTCPENGVYFFHTGLYARGLDITKVNIVKEGTSLTMAGTRGDNTGDGYDQGSNCVVTSCNQGQRVWVEVSSMTTGAVDAGNKATSFTGFLLFQL is encoded by the exons ATGCGCGAGTTGTGGATATTcttattgtgttgttgttattgttgttgtttaactCTCAATGCGGAACAAACTGACGATGTTGCTGATCTAAAGAGAGATATAGAACAGCTTAAGGCGATGATGAAGGAGTACATGAAGGACATTTCTGAACTCAGAGAATTACGAGCCATTGACAATAACCGGTTGGAACATTTGGAAAGAGTTAACTCCGAGTTACAACACACGGTTTCAGAATTGGGCGCCGAGAATTTAAACTTTAAGGAACAGCTTAGACTACAAGAAAGCAATT CTCTGCCAACTCCCCCAGCCTCCAGGAAGCGGTTTATCGTGACGCCGGACGCGCAGGTGGCCTTCTCCGTGCACGTCGCCGGTCCACAATTTACCCCGGCAAACAAGGCCAAGATCCCTTACAATACAGTGGATATTGACTTAGGCAT CGGATATGACGTCAGTCAGCACGTGTTCACGTGCCCAGAGAACGGCGTGTATTTCTTCCATACGGGATTGTACGCACGAGGTCTAGACATCACCAAGGTCAATATCGTCAAAG AGGGTACTAGCCTTACCATGGCTGGCACCAGAGGCGACAACACTGGGGACGGGTACGACCAAGGAAGTAACTGTGTGGTGACGTCATGTAACCAAGGACAACGCGTGTGGGTTGAAGTGAGCAGCATGACCACGGGGGCGGTGGACGCCGGAAACAAGGCGACTTCGTTTACAGGCTTCCTGCTTTTCCAGTTGTAA